ATCATAAAGATGAGATATACAACTAATTAACTAAATGAATTATTCATGTTATCTTAATTTCTCAATTCTTTAGGTGGGATGAAAGTTAAAGCAGATAGAGATGAATCTTCACCATATGCAGTTATGCTTGCAACACAGGTTGTTTCAACAAGATGCAAGGTCTGGTGTTATTTCTATCGCTCTAGACTAGCTTGAAAGTCCTCTTATTGCATGAAATGGATGATAGTGACTTTGCAATGTTTTCTCATATAAGCTAGCTGGTAAATTGCCCACAAGAACTTGGAATCACTGCTCTTCACATCAAGTTTCGCGCAACAGGCGGAAACAAAACAAAGTCTCCTGGAGCTCAGTCTGCACTTCGTGCACTTGCTCGTTTAGGAATGAAAATTGGTCGCATTGGTAATTCTTTTTTCCTGATTAGCTTATGAACTTGGAAATAAGTAGGCTATAGCCATGTAAGGCGTTGATAATTGACTTTCTATTTGCCTTTTGTCAGAGGATGTTACTCCAATCCCCACTGATAGCACTTGTAGAAAGGGTGGTGGAAGAGGAAGGAGGCTGTGAGTTCTTGTACAGCAGCACATAGCAAGTTGCTTTTGCTTTTAGTACTTAAAAATTAGTATAGTATGAGTTAGCTAATGGAATGcttgtattttatttgaaatgtATGTATAGTATGGTATGAGTAATATTTTGGTATTAGAGTTATAATTTGGATGAGTACCTTTATGTTTCTATTTGAATGTTTTTTGTTGGGATGTTGCATTGTTTTGGTTCCCAGTGGCTGTAAATAGTACCAGGATGACAGCAATTTACAGAACATTTACATCACAATGGTACATGTAAATCGATGTAAAAAATGTACAAAAGACATcatacaaaataatattaaacaaaaaaaactaaaaaaaccaatgtgaaatagtcatttgacatcggttctgaaaaAAAACTCAATGTActttaagtcaaataacatcggttatagaaattggctgatgttaaacaaaaagataTAACATCGGTTTCGTGAAATTTGCTCAGCATGTTCTATTCGATATGGGTAGGAGAAGAACTCGACCGGTATTATTAAAAACATAGAGGAAGCAGAACCAAGTCAAGATGATACGGATCAACCCCTTCTTCTTGCGCCAAAGATCTTACCATTTCTGAAGGAACTGGAGTTCCATCTCTTTGCCATTTCCATTCAAGAGTTCTTATGTGTTTCCACGCCCCCTTGAGACCCCGAAAAATGGATAAATTCCTTTTCTTAGGAACATATACAAGATTCGTCACAaccatgtcttatccatcatttcacatcggggggctaatttaaccgatgtctgatcaaacatttcacatcgggcaactaatctaaccgatgtctgatcaagcatttcacatcggtttgttcgaaagaattttaataaatggcttATAGAGtttgtaggtttcatgttttaatggataaatacctcatagtatactcatattcacctagaaatactgtaatataagaTGAAATTTTTTGCAAAGACATCGCTTTTAATCTTGGAACCGATGTATAGCACTATAATAGACATCAgctgttaaccgatgtcaaaggctgatgacatttaacatcactctaatgaccgggaaatttacgttgtattatatcatatttgtaataaaatatatattaatatgtcagttatgtgtgattatctgttaaaccctaattgctatgtgttacgtgtattccgtatcatttctgtatttttaaggtatttttaagatgttttatatcgtatttGTAGGTTCCATTTCAAACGTTTTGCAatccaaacaatgattttaaagccagtatttcaaataaaataatgggccttatttttcatcaaacggcttttacaatcgcaatattctgaacatctagatattttatgaattttctcgttttacgaaaaatgacttttccgggcccaaTTGGGTGTtcaaaaccccacaaaaatcatatttttatttttataaaataataggacttttatttataccatttctttgtatttttgaattattcacaatttttaggaatttttggcatatatattatatatataaaatatttacaaattaaattttaatagccaaaaattatgaaaattagggccaaatatttttattaaatgtataattagccccttaattttatttaggagtagtaatttttcagctataaataccctaattattattaatttaattaattaaaatcggAAAAAATCAGCAAAATCCccaaattccagaaattagggtttggtgttcttgagatTCAACCAACGATTTCATCAtgattccgacctccaaatcagacatgtaagtagtcgttgcaaagctcttgatctctactttctaatTCTGTTATCAATTTTGAGTTTTATTGCTTCgattttcaattcgatttttagggtttatgtgtGATTTGGGCGTTTTTGATTCAGGaatcgtttgattgttttgatgatttgtATAGCTTTGTCTTGAGTTTAGGAATGATTTTGAGTATTCAATTGATTGGTATAACCCCAGGAGGGTATGGTTCGAGTTCATGGGTTTAACCGAATTTTTGATTCGATTTTCTGTGATTTTGAGTAATCTTAGATTGTTTTGGTTATGGGGGTTTGATTGTACAAGTTAatagctttattttgatatattaatcgTAATTTTTCATGTACGGAATCGTGATTTTGAGTTTTGGTCGGACTTGTGTTTGATTTGATCGGAGAACTAGTTGTAGGGGTTATTAGATTATGATATTAGTTTAGTTGTATTCCTCGTGAAATTCTGAACAAAAACCCATCAAACAACGATTCGAACGGTGCTGGTATTGCCTGGAAATCAAGCTTGCCGGACTTGGGTTGAAGGTCGCCGGATTTTGAACGTTTTTCGCCGGAGAAGATGGTGTAGGCGGTTTTGAGGATCATCGAGGCTAGGGCTGAACTACAGGAAGGTTCTGGAAGAGATTCGCGTTGAAAACGGAGCAGGAACATCACGTTAAGCTCGTGATTAAATTTATCGAATATTACAGGGAACGATTCGATAAATAAGGGAATAAATCGAATaactcgtagttatacgagtaattgaacgataagttcgattattaataTTCGGACGATAGataattattcgtataatatcttaataattattcgtaatgaataattaaatacagataattaattaaAGCGTATACGTGTAATAATAACAGTAttgtttcgataattatgcgagaaacacgaataactcgtagaaatacgagtagtggatcgttgcgttgaaatatgattcgaataatgaCTCAATTATTCAGTAATTATCGTACCGgttaatgatatcgattatttatttttaaataatcgatctaatcgaataaataacgagAAATTGTA
The sequence above is drawn from the Apium graveolens cultivar Ventura chromosome 2, ASM990537v1, whole genome shotgun sequence genome and encodes:
- the LOC141700271 gene encoding small ribosomal subunit protein uS11y-like — translated: MEVCICFSPIWMRQEEYKIKRILKKFQVTGGMKVKADRDESSPYAVMLATQVVSTRCKLVNCPQELGITALHIKFRATGGNKTKSPGAQSALRALARLGMKIGRIEDVTPIPTDSTCRKGGGRGRRL